The Dryobates pubescens isolate bDryPub1 chromosome 6, bDryPub1.pri, whole genome shotgun sequence genomic interval ACAGGTATCCTGCACTCAGTtgcctgtttcagtctctccttaAGAACCCTGTCACTCTTTTTAAGTTGTAGGCAGCAAAACCACACTTAAGAATTATAGTTCCTTTTGCAAAACTCTGTGCCCACACCTAGCTATGTTTCATCACCATTAGATCCGACTGACAGTGAGGTTTCCTGTTTTTTCAAGCTTGAAAGAGCGTTGCCTTAGACTTTTATAGTAGTACTTGCCTTCCATCTTTGATCTTtgtgagggtagggagacactacagagggacttggatagattggatcaataGGCCAatgttaatgggatgagcttcagcAAGGTAAaatgctgcacttgggtcacaacaaccccaagcaatgctacagagGAAGTgtgtctggaaagctgtctggcagaatgggacctgggggtgtcaatcgacaagcaactgaatatgagcaagcagtctgcccaggtggccaagaaagccaatggcatcctggctcgTATCAGAAATGTTgtgtcctgcaggagctgggaggtgatTGCCCCCTTTTACtcggctctggtgaggccacaccttgaatattgtgcTCAGtcttgggcacctcagtacaagagagatgtggaagtgctggagcaagtgcagaagagggaaacaaagctgggaaatggcctggagaataaatcttatgaagagcaactgaaggagctggggctgtttagtttggagaagaggaggctgaggagagacctcattgctctctacaagtacctgaaaggacattatagagaggctggtgctggtctcttctcacagggaattagtgatagaacaaaagggaatggcctcaagctgtgactgggtaggtttagggtggacattaggggaaaaaaaatttcacagaaagagtggtcaggcattggagtgtgctgcccagggaggtggtggagtcaccaactctggatgtgtttaaaggtcttttggatgtggtgcttggggttatggtttaggggtgaactctgtagagtagggttatcggttggacttggtgatcctgcgggtcttttccaacctgaatggtttTGTGATTCATGACTTATTTTGTAAACTGGATGCAGTTTTTCTAGTAGTGATCACATTTTCCCTGCAGACAGAAGTGAAGTTTGAATTGCCACTGTAGTCAAGAAGTGCACATCCTTTTGTCCTCAACATACTGCTACTTAGTTCTATTAATCTCCCACATAATTTTCAAAATAATTGATTTTAAGGCCCTAAGTAGGCTTGTGTTTGAGTATAGTCTTTGCATCTGATATATGACCTTACTTTTGGCTGCATTAACTCTATTAAATGTGTCTCACTGCAGTTTAGTGAAGTGTAATAAAGACTGCAAACACATCAGCTCACTGATTGCTTGGCTTTTCCGTGCAATTGATAGCTGCCTCTTCTCTGAAATCTTGTAGGTAGAATTACAGTTGTACATAGAAGTATTTTATTCCTTGCTAACTGTTTGgcttgctggccacaccatgTACATCTGATCAGCTACATTTGTTTTATGTAATTACAAGGGGTTAAGGAAAAAGACTACATAGAAtacatggaataaaccaggttggaagagaccttcaagatcatcacatccaacccatcaaccaatccaacaccacccaaacatctaacccacggcaccaagcaccccatcaagtcttctcctgaaaacctccagtgatggcgactccaccacctccccaggcagcccattccaatgggcaatcattctctctgtagagaactttttcctaacatctagcctgaacctgccctggtgcagcctgagactgtgtcctcttgttctggtactggctgcctgggagaagagaccaagctctgcctgtctacaaccttccttcaggtagttgtagagagcaataaggtctcccctgagcctcctcttctccaggctaagcaaccccagctccctcagcctctctttgtagggcttgtgttccaaacccctcaccaactttgttgctcttctctggactcattccagcaagtcaacatccttcctaaactgaggggcccagaactggacacagtactcaaggtgcagcctaaccagtgcagtgtacaggggcagaatgacctccctgctcctgctggccacactgttcctgatgcaggccaggatgccattggccctcctagctgcctgggcacactgcaggctcatgttcagtctaccgtcaaccagcacccccaggtccctctctgcctgactgctctccagccactctgacccctgcctgtagctctgcatggggttgctgtggccaatgtgcagaacccggcacttggatgtgttcaatctcatgccgttggactctgcccatctgtccagcctgtcgaggtccctctgcagacagcaACAATTTACTGGTATTATACTTGTAGAAACTGGCACCATGTTTTCTGCCTCATCAGTTTCAGAAGTTGACTAGCTAACTCAAAAAATTCTTTTGCATATAAAAGAAAGTTAATTTActactttttcccccctaagcttttttctcctccctgtgATTATCCTGAGAACACTTTGAAAGTGCATCTTATAAATATGAAGGACTGTTTGCATAATCTACTATCAGTTCTGAATGTCATGCAAATTTCTATCAAAAAGAAGGCAACACTGAAATTAACTGAACAAAATTTAACTACTATTCCAAAGAATTAATTTATCATGAAAATCCTTTTGTGACTGCAAGAATCTCAGTATCTTGTACCCTGATCACAAGCAGTGTTAACTAGGAAGGTGATGCCCTTTTAAGTACAAGAGTAGAAGAGAGGAAATAAATGCTATAAATTTTGAGATGCAGAAAAAAGGATTACCATGACCAAAGAACTTAATAAGGTGAGTCTGTGGGTTAGCTCCCAAGTTTTCAAATTCTgattattatagaatcatagaatcagtaaggttggaatagaactcgaagatcatcaagtccaacctgtcaccacagacctcatgactactaaaccatggcaccaagtgtcacatccaatcccctcttgaacacctccagggacggggactccaccacctccctgggcagcacattccaatggctaacaactctctctgttaagaactttctcctcaccttgagcctaaacctcccctggtgcagtttgagactatgtcctcttgctctggtgctggttgcctgggagaagagaccaaccccctcctggctacaacctcccttcaggtagctgtagacagcaataaggtctcccctgagcctcctcttctccaggctaaacaacctccctcagcctctcctcacagggcttgtgctcaaggcctctcaccagcctcgttgcccttctctggacatgttcaagtgtctcaatgtccttcttaaattgaggggcccagaactggacacagcactcaaggtgtggcctagccactgctgagtacaggggcacaatgacctccctgctcctgctggccacactatttctgatgcaggccaggatgccattggccttcttggccacctgggcacactgctggctcatgttcagatggctgtcaatcagtacccctacTACATACCTCATGACATGGAGAAAAAGTGAACTGGAACCAATGGTCCTGGTCATGACATCAGATAAAAAAGGGAAGCCCACAAGTATGCTTTCTGGGTCTGCCACAGCAAATGGAAAGTGACTGCAGAAGCAGCGGTGTGTCTGGAGCACACTTTTCCATCTGGGCTGGCCACACCAGCTTGCCAATGAAAGTCATCAGAGAGGAACAGACATTTGCAGGAGATGAGTCATACAGATGGTGTACTGAGATTGTCTAAGGCTGGGTGAGACATGGTCCATCCAGTAAGATTACAGGCATTTCCCTGAATCCCTTTTTGCCACATTTCCCCCCAGTTTAAAATATGACTAACGCTTGCTTGCTTCTCTCCTATCTGTTGATCTTGGAGGCACACCTGCTAAGGGAATTGTTGCTGGTTGTGTATCTGTGCAGCACAGTGGACAGAAAATTATATTTTGCCCCCCAAATGAAGTGAAATAAAGCTGCTCTCACACATGATTGGAGAGTTCGAATTAAAATGGAAGAGCTATTACAAACTACCCTAATTCAcattcagcctcagcccagtccTTGGACCTGGGCTTACAACAACCTCTTTAATCCAAAAAAACCTTTTCAAAACCTCCCCCACTTAGGCCAAAACCCCAGGCCTCAATTTCCACCCTCAATACCTCTCTACCCTGCCCATGCCTCTGGGCCCAAATAGGGCAGAAGAAATTCAGCAttgctcaggctgctcaaggctgaaAACCCTCCCTCAAAATAACAAACAAGACATAAGATCCATCTGGGAGAGgggacagagagaggaaaagggcaGAACAAGCAGAAATGCTTGGTTTTACAGAGATGGCGGGCTTATGGGAATGAAGTAACAAAAGATTACACTTTCTGGTATGTTTCTTCCAGACTGTCTAGTCCTTCTGAAACACTTCTCTGTGGTTTAAGACATCCCAGTGCCTTAAACCCATGACATACAGTATGGAAAGGAATCCTCAACTTGGACAAGTCTTTCAAAAGAAACTTCACTAAGTAGAAGAATATttataaacaagaaaaaaaaatgtacactGGAATGCCCTTAACTTCTACAACTTTCAGCTCAAACCATTACAAGtagcaggagggggttggtctcttctcccaggcaaccaactccagaacaagaggacatagtctcaggctgtgccaggggaagtttaggcttgaggtgaggagaaagttcttcactgagagagttgttagccattggaatgggctgcccagggaggtggtggagtcaccatccctggaggtgttcaagaggggattggacgtggcacttggtgccatggtccattcatgaggtctgtggtgacaggctggactcgatgatctttgaggtctcttccaaccttggtgattctgtgattctgtgtgagtgAGACCTAGAAAAGACTTGTGTTGTGTTAAGATATGTGAAACAGCACAGCAATATATCATATTGTTGCTTTTTATTTGCTAAAAATAACTGCTTTCAAATGTAGAAATTACAATGTGAAAATCCTAACAGCACCCTgtgtaaaaatatatatactttTTAAAAGAAGACAATCTCATAACCAGCATATTTTACCTGAGAGGCTTATCATGGAAGTCAAAATCTCTTATATCACATCTGGAAACTGTTATAAACACATATCATGAGTAAGTTGTTCAACTGTGATGGCTCCAAAAAGTTTAATATGTTAAGATGTGTTTGCTCCACTGAGTCCATCACTCTCTTTGGCCAAGTAAACAAGACCTAGCATTTCAGAATTTCTTAGAAAATTACTCTTCAGTCTTCCATTTCTACATGCAGCCCCCATTGTTCCTTGAATTGCAGGAAATACATTTCTGGGCCCTCCGATGATTCATCAGACATCTCTTTCTCATACAGTCTGAACAAAAGTCCTTCTTCGTCAGGATCATCAACCTTGAATACTCCTTCACACACCTGGTTTTCAACACTGGACAAGGCAGGAATATACAATCTTCCTGTGTTAGGATCCCAATCTACTAATATGGGCTGTTCACCTGATGCATCAACCATCTTCAAATTAAGTTCCTCTATTTTCTGTCCCAAATAAGGGTCTAACGCCCTCATCTCTAGTTGGGGACAATAAGGCTGTACTGTTTTCATATTAACCAGGTCTCTCCAAGTCATCTGTGGGTCACCTAGTAGTCCTCCGAGGGCAGAGGTATTCTGTTCTAGATTCTGACTGGGACTGAAGTCTTCAGCCCTTATATCATGTTCATACTCCACAGTTTCTGAATTTTTCTGTCTTAAAGTATTCTTTGTTTCAGGCTGGCCATAAGATGGCCAATTCCCACTTTGGCTGCCTCCTGCTAAAATATCCATTTTGTGGGGAATATCAAGCAAATGTTttgcttccagcccttcttttGAAGGCAAATCCTCCCCTTGGGTGTCACTGTAAACATTGTAATAGTGGGGACTTCTGCTTTCTGATAGATGTTTGGATTCCTGAGATGGCTTGGCCTCATCCACATTAATAGTGATGGGGTTGATTTTTTCATGTGGTGTGAAAACCATTTCGTTACATTTGTCAGTGTAGTGCCATACctgcaaagcaaaaaaataGTTTGAATTTGAGTGAAGGACAATAAAAATACTGTTTTCCTGCTTCTTGTGCTGTCATGTATTTTCAAACTATAAGGCCAGGCAAGACCTTATGAAGAGATTATTTCAatagagggaagaaagaagttcATCACATAAACCTCCATGAGAGTTAACGTGCTCCACTTCTTTCGTCCTACCCAAAATAAACCTATATTTTGACTAGCTCTAATATACCTTTTCTCATCTTCTCCATGTCAAAATAATGATTAGAACAATTCTGTCAATTTCTGGTTTTGATTCCATCAATACAAGCTCAAGTGACAGTGGAGAAAACATGAGCTGCCCCTGGGTCACAGATTACACAATCTATTCCACATCCCACAAGCACAGAGTCAGGTACCATCTGAAGTTATAGCTTAAATTGAATTAAATAGTATCAGGTTTCCTTTCAGAGAGACAGCTGCATCAAGTTGAAGTGCAGTGTATGGAGCCTGCACTTTGCAGTCTGTCACAGGCTGCTTTTTGCCTCTGTAATAAATCATCTAATTAAGCATCAGGAATCTTTCTGAAATGAGCAGTATTTTTAACAGGAATAAATACTGCAGAAGCAGTCGCTAAAGGAAAGCGCAATAGGAAAACAACCACCAGAAAGCTGCACTTCAGTGCTTTAAAGCTTGAATGGCAGACTAAGACCACTGATCAATGTACTAGGTAGTCTGAAAACTTTCCCTGGGTCAGAATCAAAACAAACTGCTTATTCCATCTCCCCTGACCACACAGGGTGCCCATGTGGACTAGTttgtggtggaacactggaacaggttgcccaggaaggtggttggggccccatccctggagatactcaaactggggcttgacagggctctgggaagcctgatctagttgaggatgccactgcttactgcagagggggttggactaggtgaccttcatgggtcccttccaacacagaccattctctgattctatggtacTATGAATTCCATTATAAAGCTGGTGTCTCATCAAATACAGGAGGTGTCTCTGTGCACACCTGACCACACTGCAGCAGTAGCTGCTCTACTCCTGAACCCCTCTGAACCCAGTCTCTCAGTGAACGTTTCTCCTACCTCCTCTGTGATGCTCTGTATTATTTCAGATCAGGATGTTGAAAACAACTCCTATCACAGGGTGTCACGCATATGGGATTAACATCAAAGAGTTCATTCATTATTGTCATTGTTTATGGTTGAGTAACTTGCTTAGAGCTAGGTGTGAGAAAACTCTGCTGGGCTCATGAGCTGGAAAGCAGTAGTATTTATTAGACTTTGTATGCTCTTCCTAATGATTAACAAACTTTGCAGCTTTGAGAAACGTGCACATTTCTTGGTAGAAAGTGTATTTGGGGCTGCCTAAATAACAGAATGCATTTGTTCATACATTTATTGGGGTTAGGAAATAGTGCAGGATGTGCAAGTATTCTTGAAATCCACATTGAACTATTTGTATGATGCCTACATGCTGAATCCTTCACAATCACAATGAAGTGGAAAAATATGGTAGTACCTAGTGACAGCCCAAGAAAACATCATGGGAGTTTAGGTACTGCTTAATTATCTTTCCTTCCTGTTTCTGAATTCAACCAATTAATAACTTTTGTTCACTGACTCTCTAAAATGCTTATTCCCAGATAAACTTAGGGATTGCTGACTGCCTAACAGAGCTTGTTTCAGTGCACCTCAGAGCTTGCTTATGGCAATGGCTCTTGCCAAATGAAGAGCTCTGTTCTGATTCTCATTAGCTCTGGTCACATTTTGAGATCTGGTTATCTTTTTAGACACAGTAGCTAACTAGAGTTATTACTCTGTTTTTCTTGCATTTAATAACCCTCAAGGTGATGTTGTGCTGATTTAAGTAGCAACTAAAGCTTTTAGTTGCAGCTAGCCATGGTTTCCTCACAGCTGCCTCGGAGCCCTGGAaaatgcacagctctgctgcgaGTGCCAAGTTTATCAGAGACCTCCTTCTCAACAGAGAACACTTACCAGGTTTGTTGGGTGTTTCTGTTTGATGACATGAATATACCTGTGCACACAATAGCATGCCATTGAAATAAAAAGGACAGTCAGCATTACAGGCAGAACGTATCCAAATACGATTGTTGTAGTCTCATCGGCTGTTTTATCTGTTAACAAAAAGCGGAAGTTTTCATTGTACTGAGCAACTTTTTAATGCATTCAGATAGTAATGAGTGAATTCACCACACTGCACAAGGAAAAGCAAGGAATCAACAggagttttaaaaaaaattacatttgagCTACAGGACAAATTTTTGTTATCACCCCAACCTTCCCTATGGCTCTCCCGTTGCAAATTTCACATTGACCCAGCCCGGCCACTCCCAAACATCacccaagggaaaaaaacaacccaaaacattctatgttCACTAAGACTCAAAGAATGCAGATAATTTCCATCAGAGGTTCTGATCACCTTCCAGTTATATTTTATTAAAGGCAAAGTACAAAtatctcaggatatcaggtagtgacaggactagggggaatggaatgaagctggaggtggggagattcagactggacatgaggaggaagttcttcaccatgagagtggtgaaaccctggaatgggttgtccagggaggcggttgaggccctgtccctgaaggtgtttaagaccaggctggatgaggctctggccagcgtgatctagtgtggggtgtcactgcccatggcagggggggtggaactagatgatccttctggtcccttccaaccctgactgatactatgatactgtgataatacaTAGAGAGGGGAGAAACAATGACAATTTTCACTCTCACTGTACACATAAAAAGTGTACAGTGTCAATCACCATGATTTTTTCTAACTGACCTCTTCTAATTGTAATTTGCCAGCTTATGCATACCTCTCAAGGTAGAAATGCAATATTCTTTGGAGAACCCACTGTGCAAAAGTGGTGTGGTGACATGTATCTGTGCGCTGA includes:
- the IL20RA gene encoding interleukin-20 receptor subunit alpha, producing MKNVLHWSAPEGTGDGVLYKVKYSVYGVGKWIRKPDCRNINRTWCDLSNETSDYEEQYYASVKAFLNGRCSDWIETARFNPLTDTKIDPPMVSVSSTEKSISIILTAPEKWKRSPEGESVSLLQVYPGLQYNVSVLNKKTKKRWFFSISNNTLLVPWLEPGTAYCVSAQIHVTTPLLHSGFSKEYCISTLRDKTADETTTIVFGYVLPVMLTVLFISMACYCVHRYIHVIKQKHPTNLVWHYTDKCNEMVFTPHEKINPITINVDEAKPSQESKHLSESRSPHYYNVYSDTQGEDLPSKEGLEAKHLLDIPHKMDILAGGSQSGNWPSYGQPETKNTLRQKNSETVEYEHDIRAEDFSPSQNLEQNTSALGGLLGDPQMTWRDLVNMKTVQPYCPQLEMRALDPYLGQKIEELNLKMVDASGEQPILVDWDPNTGRLYIPALSSVENQVCEGVFKVDDPDEEGLLFRLYEKEMSDESSEGPEMYFLQFKEQWGLHVEMED